Within the Labilithrix sp. genome, the region CGGCCGCGAGGGGACGCCCGTCTTCATGGTGATGGAGCTCCTCGCCGGCGAGTCGCTCGCGGATCGTCTCCGCCGCGCGGGGCGCCTCGCGGCGGCGGAGACGGCGGAGATCGCGCTCCCGATCGTGCGCGCGCTCGAGGCCGCGCACGCCGCCGGCGTCGTGCATCGCGACCTGAAGCCCGACAACGTGTTCCTCGCCGCGGCCGGCGCGTCGTTCGTGGTGAAGGTCCTCGACTTCGGGATCGCGAAGCCGACCGCGGCCGCGATCGATCAGACGCAGCTCACGCGCACCGGCACGGTCCTCGGCACGCCGCGCTACATGTCGCCGGAGCAGGTCTACGGCGAGGCCGACGTCGACGCGCGGTCCGACGTCTGGTCGCTCGGCTGCCTCCTCTACGAGTGCCTCGTCGGCATGACGCCGTTCGACGGCGACAACTACGGCCAGATCTTCCGCAAGATCACGGAGCGGCGGCGCGTCTCCGTTCGCGCGGCCGTGCCCGACGCGCCGTCCTCGTTCGACGCGCTCGTCATGCGGATGCTCGCGCACGATCGCGCGGAGCGGCCGTCGCTCGCCGACGTCACGCGCGTGCTCGGCGGCGGCGCGATGAGCCTCCCGCCGTTGCAGACCTCGACCGAGCGGCTGCCGTCGCTCCCTTCGATCCCGCCGCCGGGCGCGCCTCGAGCGAGCCGCGCGCCGCTCGTCGTCGTCGGCGTCGTCGGCGCGGCGGCGCTCGGCGGGTTGGTCTGGTCGTCGCGCGCCCCGGCTCCGGCGCCCGCGCTCCCGGAGCCGCCGGCGCCCTCCGTCGCGGCGAGCGCTCCGCCTCCGCCCGCGATTTCAGAAGCGCCGGTCGTCGCCGCGACCGCGTTGCCGGCCGCCGCCGTCGACGCCGGGAGATCGTCGAAGACCGTGAAGAAGCCGCGGCCGCCCGCCCCGTCGTCGGCGGCGCCGGACGAGCCGCCCGACCCGCTCGACCGAGGGAGGTTCTGACGGGGCGATCCGTAGAACGAGCAGGTCGCGCTTTGCAGATCGGGAGCCGCCGACTAGATGACTCGCGCATGAGGCTCGGCGCCGTCGTCTTCGTCCTCGCGTCGCTCGCCCCCGCGGCGGCGTACGCCGACGACGAGGCGGAGGCGCTCTACCGCGAGGGCAGGAAGGCCGCGCTCGCGAAGGACTGGACGGCCGCGTGCGCCAGCTTCCGCGCGAGCGCCGAGCGCGAGCCGGCGCCGGGGACGCTCTTGAACCTCGGCGACTGCGAGGAGCACCGCGGAAACCTCCGCGAGGCGCGCGCGCGCTTCGAGGCCTCGGTCCGGCTCTTCAAGTCGGACGACGATCGCGCGGCGTACGCCCGGCAGCGGCTCGCCGCGATCGAGCGAAAGATCCCCAAGCTCACGGTGAAGCTCCAGCCCGGCTCGCCCGCCGACGCGCGGATCGACCTCGACGGCGCGCCGCTCGCGTCGAAGGGGACGATCGCGCTCGATCCCGGCGCGCACGTCCTCGTCGTCCACGCGCCCGGCCGCTCCGACGTGGAGAGCCGCATCACGCTCGCGGAGGGCGAGGACCGCACGATCGTCCTCGCCGCCGGCGCGCGCACCGCGGTCGAGCCGGCGCCCGTCGTCCACGCGCCGGAGCCGCGGCCCGCGCCCGAGAGCTCGGGGACCCGAACGGCGGGCTGGCTCGTCCTCGGCGCCGGCGGGGTGGGGATCGCGACCGGGCTCGTCGCGGGGCTCATGACGATGAACGCGAAGAGCGACGCCGACGCGCACTGCCCCGCGGTGGGGTGCGATCCCGACGGTCTCGCCGCGCAGCGCGCGGGCACGACGTGGAGCGCGATCTCGACGACCGCCTTCGTCGTCGGTGGCGTCGCGGCCGCGACCGGCGCGAGCCTCCTCCTCTTCGCGCCCTCCGCGCGCTCCGCGATCGGCGTCGCGCCCGGAGCGATCACCTACGGAGCGCGCTTCTGATGCGCCTCGTCGTGGCAGCGGCGCTCGCCCTCGCCCTCGCCGGATGCAGCACCGTGATCGGTGCCGACTTCGATCGCCCGGCGGCGCCTCCTCCCGACGCCGGCGCGAGCCCGAGCACGATCCCGGTCGCGAGCGACGGCACCTGTCCGCCCGCGCGCAAGCGCTGCGGCGACGCCTGCGCGCTGAAGGACGATCCCGCGTTCGGCTGCGCCGCGGACGCGTGCGCTCCGTGCGCGCCGCCCGCCGACGGCGTCGCGAGCTGCAGCGCGCTCCTCGCGTGCGACTTCGCCTGCGCCCCCGGCTTCGAGCGGATCGGCGATCGCTGCGTGGGGTTCCGGATCGAGCAGCGCGACATGCCGGAGCTCCTCACCATCACCGGGCGTGGACCGGAGGACGTGTTCGTCGCGGGCGGCACGCCGTACGAGCCTGCGCGGATCTTCCACTCGCGCGGTGACGGGAAGTGGAGCCCGCAGCCGGTCGAGGTCGACAACAACCGTCTCATCTTCGGGTTCGCGAACACTCCGACCGGCGATCTCTTCCTCGCGTCGGAGAGCACGTCGCACGGCGAGCACGTCATGCTGCCGCTCTTGAGCGTCGATTCGGGGGGCTCCTGGCGGCCGAACGGCATCGGCGATCCGCCGGCGCGGCGGACGCTCGGGGTCTGGGCCGCGTCCGCGCAGGAGATCTACACCGTCGACGGGATCGACGTGCGCCACTACCGGAACGGGCAGTGGCGCAAGGAGACGACCGACGTCGTCGACGGGCGTTTCCTCTGGGGAACCTCCGCCGACAACGTGTTCGTCATCGGAGAGAGAGGCGCGATCGCGCAGCGTTGGACCGACGGGACGTGGCATCGGATCGTCACGCCGACGTCCGAGATGCGGATCGGCGGGATCTGGGGTGAGCTTCGCGGAGACCGCTACGATGTCTACATCGTCGGCGGCAACGGCCTCGTCATGTACTCCGCCAACATGCGTGAGTTCACGGTGCTCCCGACCGGCACGACCGAAGGCTTCGGCGGCGTCTGGGGCACGGGGCAGGACGTCTGGGTCGTCGGAGGTCGCGGCACGATCCTGCGCGGCTCGGTCGATCGTGGCTTCACGCTCGTCCCGAGCGGCACGGACGCGGGCCTCCTCGGCGTCTGGGGAACGAGCTCGACGAACCTCTTCGTCATCGGGATCCCTCCGGGCGGCTACTCAGGCGTCATCCTTCGCCGCTCGTAGCGCCCACGCGACGACCTCGTCCATCGCCTCCGGCTTCGCGAAGGTGGGGCCGTAGGGA harbors:
- a CDS encoding serine/threonine protein kinase, yielding MRAGDVLGGRYRLERQLGEGGIGVVWAAEQMTTGKKVAIKLLKEEPHADVSRFLREARIVSGLSHPNVVQVFDFWDGREGTPVFMVMELLAGESLADRLRRAGRLAAAETAEIALPIVRALEAAHAAGVVHRDLKPDNVFLAAAGASFVVKVLDFGIAKPTAAAIDQTQLTRTGTVLGTPRYMSPEQVYGEADVDARSDVWSLGCLLYECLVGMTPFDGDNYGQIFRKITERRRVSVRAAVPDAPSSFDALVMRMLAHDRAERPSLADVTRVLGGGAMSLPPLQTSTERLPSLPSIPPPGAPRASRAPLVVVGVVGAAALGGLVWSSRAPAPAPALPEPPAPSVAASAPPPPAISEAPVVAATALPAAAVDAGRSSKTVKKPRPPAPSSAAPDEPPDPLDRGRF